From Apium graveolens cultivar Ventura chromosome 9, ASM990537v1, whole genome shotgun sequence, the proteins below share one genomic window:
- the LOC141687126 gene encoding uncharacterized protein LOC141687126, which produces MSSLTFFISSAQLLPEKDHLLSTKTNKSGSFAFVKQNLDFQVSVCSASDRFVCLCSQQPHSNSLNVANEQEDDDEEYVQILRVPHDWLSPSKALEEATWLRATLHKWLDDEYCPEASNVEISQVAADSYHKSLLEKETDLGEILLKMATDLGRVSFQESFHGAFSSANAAVNLIVQRIEQN; this is translated from the exons ATGAGTTCCTTAACATTTTTCATCTCTTCTGCACAGCTGCTTCCTGAAAAAGATCATCTTTTGAGTACAAAGACTAATAAAAGTGGTAGCTTTGCATTTGTTAAACAAAATCTTGATTTTCAGGTCTCTGTATGCTCTGCAAGTGATAGGTTTGTGTGTCTATGTTCCCAACAACCTCATTCAAATTCCTTAAATGTTGCAAATGAAcaagaagatgatgatgaagagtATGTTCAAATTCTTAGAGTTCCTCATGATTGGTTGAGTCCTTCTAAGGCCTTGGAG GAAGCAACATGGCTTAGAGCAACACTGCATAAATGGCTGGATGATGAGTATTGTCCAGAGGCAAGTAATGTAGAGATCAGCCAGGTTGCTGCTGACTCTTATCACAAATCTTTGTTGGAAAAAGAAACCGATTTGGGTGAAATTCTGTTAAAGATGGCCACGGACTTGGGGCGGGTATCCTTTCAAGAAAGCTTTCATGGGGCATTCTCATCAGCAAATGCAGCTGTAAATCTAATAGTGCAGCGAATAGAGCAGAACTGA